The Sphingopyxis fribergensis DNA segment ACGATACGGGTAAATTGCCATCGCCACAAGCGAGACCGGCCCTGATCCCGCCGTGTCCTCGGGTAAAAGCGGTGCTCACGGTGTTCGACGGCCAGGCCGTCTATCGGCACCTCTCGCCCGGATCCGATGACTTCCGGGCGGGAGACCTGTTTCGGCTCGCGCATGGATCGCGCACTGTGGACGGTGATCGTTCGTGAAGCGCTCGGTTTCTCTCCTGTTGCTGCCGATGGCGGCAATGGCTTCCGCCAGCACACTGGCGCAGTCAGTCGAGGACCGCGCGCGCGCAGCCGCGGAAGCTTCTCGCGCGAAGTCCTCGACCAGCAAGGCGATCCAGGAGAATTACCTCACCCCCGGCCTCAGCGGACAGCCGATCGCGACGGTCGATCGCAGCCAGAGCTTTACGCCGAGTCTCGCCTGCCAGAAAACATCGAGCCTCCTCGAAATCCTGATCCAGCCTGACGGCACGGGCGACATCAACACCGTCCGCATCGCCCGCGACACCGATCTCGACGGCAGCTTCGACCGCGTGTCCACCTTGCCCGTGCCCGTCTCGGGCATCTGCGCCAACGGCGTCATCGCTTGCCAGCCCGGAAGCTGGAACGCGTGCAACTATCATCGTTGGAACGTCGATGTCTCGGGCGACCTGGGGCTCGCCGCCGCCGAAATGGCCGAACTCGCGGGCTGCTATTGCATCAACAATAGCTGCGGCGCGAATCTCGTGATGGACAATCTGCCGTCGGTGCTCAAGGATCTCGGCGGCGGCGCGATCGGCGCACTCACGAGCCACGATCCCCGCGTCGGCGTGGCCGAGGCGCGCATCAACGGCCCGCTGATCCAGTATGTCGGAGCGCAATCAACCGCCTGCACGGCTTTGCCGGACCTTCCGCAAACAGCCTATCGCGGCCGTCCGACTTCGATCCTCGGCGACGCCGCGGCGACCGCAGCCGGAAGCTCGCTGTTCCAGAGCCTCAAGGGATCGCCCGCCGGCATCGGCAAGGCCGAACAGGTCCGCGCCTGCACGATCGAACGCGACGTCACACTGCGGCCGCTCGCGTATGAGGATATCGTCTCCGCGACGGGCGTCATCTATTCGGTTCAGGGCTGCGGCGAAGGCTGCCGACGCTTTCGCATCATCGGAGATGGCAATTGCAGTAGCGCGCCGCCGATCTTCACCGCGCGCTTCGAAGTCAGCGACCCCGCGAAGCTCCTGTCGGCGCGGATCGTCGAGATGGGCGCCGACGACTGGGTCCAGGGCCGCATCAACGGCCGCGTCGTCGGCTCCGCGGGGCCGCGTCCGTGGCTGACGACAGGATTGCCTTCAGGCGACTGCCGCACCGATGGCGGCGCGGCGCGCAATTACACCTCCTATGATTTTACCACCGACCTGCGGGCGGGGCCGACGACGGTGTCGGCACGCGTGCGCGGCGGCGGCGGCGGTGCGCCTCTCACGACCGAATGGGGACTGGTCGACGTCGAGATTCGCGTTTCGGACGCATGCGAACCGAGCGACCGGCTCGTCGACCAGTGCGCAGATATTGGCGCCAATCAAAAGTGCCGCCTCGACAGCGAGAGCGTCGATGGCGTCCAGACGTTTCTGAACGGCGTCGGCACCGGCCTTCGCCCCCTCCCGCGGTCGCGCCAGTTCGGCACGGGCAGTTGCACCGCTACCCTTACCCGCGACTTTTTCCTGCGCCAGCGGACCTATAAATGCGCGATCGACACCGGCGCGATGCCCGAACCCGACCTGTCGCGCGGCGCCTATATCATCGATCGTTCGACCGAGACGCTGCTCGCCGACCGCGTTCGGACGGCCGACGGCGGCAGCGCCGCGTCTACGCGCGCCTTCGCGCTTCCCGATCGCGGCTCGGTTCCAGCTTGCGAGGCGGTCTGCAAGACGCGCTCTGCGAAAGCCAATACCGACGCGGCGCCTGCGGGCGTCGTCGGCGCGCAGCAGACCAGCCCGACCGGCTTCGACACCTTCTATCACGCCTGCTCACCGGGCAATGTCTGTCCCGCCGGTCCCGGCGAGACCATCGTCACGCCCTGCGGCTGCCTTGATACCTTTCCCGAGGCGGTGGTCATGATGCAAACGGTTAGGCTCGCTGGCGCCGATCTCGCCTGCACGGCGACAGCGCGATGATGGGCCGCTTTCTCTTCTGGCCGTCGCGCCTCGCGCTGATCCTGTTCGGCATCGTCGCCTTCGCGCTCGCCGTTTACGCGTCGGCAGCGCAGGCGCAGCAGATTTGCGCGGTCGACCTCAATGGCAATGGTGACGCCGACGACGCGGGCGAGACCGCTAGCTGCGTCGGGATGCAAGGTGGTAGCTGGCAGTGCCCGATCGAACGGGCATCGTGCGCGCCCGAGCCCGGCGGCGCGTCGTCCTGCCCGCTTGGTTCGCAATATGCGTGCGAGACGCTGGCGAGCGGCGGCGTGCCGAGTTGCTCGCCGAACGCCTGCATCGATACCGCGGCAAACCCGATCGAGGATGAACCCGTCGTCGACGATCCGGGCGCGCCCGCCGACGGCGAAGTCGACACCGACGGCAATTGTCTCGGGAACATCGAGATATTCGGCGGCCGCGCGCTGCGCTGCCGCCCAGCGGGCCTCAAGACAACCTTTTCCAACTGCTGCAAGGACAAGGGTAAGATCGTCAAGGACGGAATGGGCTCGTCGATCGCGTCGACGCAGACGAAGATCGCGATCGCCAAGGGCGTGTTCACCGGAGCCCAAGCCGCCTATGCCGCCTTCCAGGCGGGCGCGACGGCAAGCCAGGCGGCGAGCGCGGGCGCCAATGCGATCATTGTCGGCATCGATCCGACCTCGATCGCGATCAGCCTCGCGGTCAACGTCATGATCGAGTTCCTCCTCTCCTCCTGCGACCAGCAGGACATGGAGACGGGCATGCTACGCGGCTCGGGCATGTGCGTCGAGGTCGGCTCCTATTGCTCGTCGAAGATCCTCGGCATCTGCGTCCAGAAGTCGCGCAGCCATTGCTGCTTCAATACCAAGCTCGGCCGCATCATCCAGGAACAGGGCCGCCCGCAGCTGAAGTCGTTCGCGGATGGCTGGGGACCGGTGAAGACGCCGAACTGCCGCGGGTTCACGCCCGAAGAGTTCCAAGCGCTCGACTTCAGCCGAATGGACCTCTCCGAATATTATTCGGAAGTTCAGGCCCGCGCGCAGGCCGACATCCAGTCAGACATGAAGGATCGTATCGATGCCTATATGCAGGCCATCGGCCGCTAGGCGCCGCGCCGTACTCGCGGTGGCGCTCGCCGACGTAGCCGGCATCGCCGGCCTTGCCGCAGCGCAAATATCGCCGGGCATCGACGACAACCCGTCGGCGCGCGAGAAGGTAGAACGCGAGGGCGAAGCGGCGATGGACCGGCTGAAGGGCGCGGTGTCGCGCCGCAAAGCCCAACAGCAAAACGGCCCATCTGACCTGCCGAAGCCGAGCGAGGTCGAACGCCGGCGCGCCTTCGAGGCGATGCGCGACCGTGCCAAGTCGCCAGCGATGGAAGCCCGCGCCCGCGATGCGCTTGAGACCGGCAAAGACCGCTTCGCCGCAGAGCGCGAGGCGATGGCGAAGCGGCTCGGCCAGGCACTCGGGCTCGAAGCGCCCGAGATCAAGGCCGTCGCCGATGCCGGTCCGGCGCCGGCGGCGAAAGGCTGGGTGCCTGTGCTGTTCGTCTCCTCGTCGATGCCGACGTCAACGCTGCGCACCTATGCAGCGCAGCTCGAGAAGGCACGCGGTGTCCTCGCGTTCCGCGGCATGCCGGGCGGGATGGCCAAGGTCGCGCCGATGGCGAAGCTCACCGCCGAGATTCTCCGCCTCGATCCCGGCTGCGAGGGACCGGCATGCGTGATGCGCGACGTGCAGGTGATCGTCGACCCGCTGGTCTTTCGCCAGC contains these protein-coding regions:
- the traN gene encoding conjugal transfer protein TraN; its protein translation is MMGRFLFWPSRLALILFGIVAFALAVYASAAQAQQICAVDLNGNGDADDAGETASCVGMQGGSWQCPIERASCAPEPGGASSCPLGSQYACETLASGGVPSCSPNACIDTAANPIEDEPVVDDPGAPADGEVDTDGNCLGNIEIFGGRALRCRPAGLKTTFSNCCKDKGKIVKDGMGSSIASTQTKIAIAKGVFTGAQAAYAAFQAGATASQAASAGANAIIVGIDPTSIAISLAVNVMIEFLLSSCDQQDMETGMLRGSGMCVEVGSYCSSKILGICVQKSRSHCCFNTKLGRIIQEQGRPQLKSFADGWGPVKTPNCRGFTPEEFQALDFSRMDLSEYYSEVQARAQADIQSDMKDRIDAYMQAIGR
- a CDS encoding type-F conjugative transfer system pilin assembly protein TrbC encodes the protein MPICRPSAARRRAVLAVALADVAGIAGLAAAQISPGIDDNPSAREKVEREGEAAMDRLKGAVSRRKAQQQNGPSDLPKPSEVERRRAFEAMRDRAKSPAMEARARDALETGKDRFAAEREAMAKRLGQALGLEAPEIKAVADAGPAPAAKGWVPVLFVSSSMPTSTLRTYAAQLEKARGVLAFRGMPGGMAKVAPMAKLTAEILRLDPGCEGPACVMRDVQVIVDPLVFRQHGVTRVPALAMIPGDPVLPYCEREDESPRAAHVAYGDAALSGLLEEIARLGGKEEVRDAQSRLEGR